One genomic region from Spirochaetota bacterium encodes:
- a CDS encoding ABC transporter ATP-binding protein: protein MVKFVNVSQSYGNFKALFDLSFEIKKGSLLALLGPNGAGKSTTLNIMTGFRPPLEGDVFINGINIFENPQEAKSYIGYLAEMPPLYLELTVIEYLIFIAEMRGMNHQDSVSRSKEVLLLLNMLEREDALIKNLSKGLRQRVGIAQSILHYPKLLVLDEPTVGLEPSQLIEFRQVIRHLAKETGMTVVISTHIMSEAAELCDEVIIISEGKKLFEGSKDFLLANKNTQEFIYELIVVRPSQELLIHLNNIPSVINIVENNNIITIITNKDVSENIVEETIKFGSGVKSIIPTTNSLEKVFLDLTIKK, encoded by the coding sequence ATGGTAAAATTTGTTAATGTCTCTCAATCGTACGGTAACTTTAAAGCCCTCTTTGATTTAAGTTTTGAAATTAAAAAAGGAAGTTTATTAGCTTTATTAGGACCAAATGGTGCTGGTAAAAGTACAACATTAAATATCATGACTGGATTTAGACCTCCTTTAGAAGGAGATGTTTTTATTAATGGTATTAATATTTTTGAAAATCCACAAGAAGCAAAATCTTATATAGGCTATTTGGCTGAGATGCCACCTTTGTATCTAGAATTGACAGTTATTGAATATCTTATATTTATTGCTGAGATGAGAGGTATGAATCATCAAGATTCTGTATCTAGATCTAAAGAAGTTTTATTACTTCTTAATATGTTAGAAAGAGAAGACGCTCTCATTAAAAATTTATCTAAAGGATTAAGACAAAGAGTAGGAATTGCCCAAAGTATTTTACATTATCCAAAATTATTAGTTCTTGATGAACCTACTGTGGGATTAGAGCCATCACAATTGATTGAGTTTAGACAAGTAATAAGACATTTGGCAAAAGAAACTGGAATGACAGTGGTGATCTCTACGCATATAATGTCAGAAGCTGCTGAATTATGTGATGAAGTTATTATTATCAGTGAAGGTAAAAAATTATTTGAAGGTTCAAAAGATTTTCTTCTTGCTAATAAAAACACACAAGAATTTATTTATGAGCTAATAGTAGTAAGACCTTCTCAAGAGTTATTAATACATCTTAACAATATTCCTTCTGTTATTAATATTGTTGAAAATAATAATATTATTACTATTATTACAAATAAGGATGTTTCTGAAAATATTGTAGAAGAAACTATCAAATTTGGATCTGGAGTAAAATCTATTATACCAACAACAAATAGTTTGGAAAAAGTATTTTTAGATCTTACAATAAAAAAATAA
- a CDS encoding SpoIIE family protein phosphatase — protein MISLKTDWKNSFLEDLAEETRKYFIAPFISITKMKSSNTGRMIISSGDNSVGFLIDSVEKEEYYLQKKKIFLTPYIYKTEDVLIQKDYKNINILKYFNLKYSFMIPIFFSDQREEVLISVYFKNRISCLFAYIRYVLVRKKLSYFYAGVFRNFVRAFESSAELLLEEIEDYVAISLNEKAKIVAWNKGAEKLFGYRSVDIINKNFILLFNYGEEETFDKSLEILNVKNDIKYFATLKDKMNIPIKVELKVKKMLTVTGVLAGYSVFVKDITKEEIFKDNIQQHSFINYTILENSQDGILILDSDDKIIFYNQRVKNILDNSMNLFGIPGKKIFPRKFGEVFEQTINKLKESKLKFVDIDYCFENKYYNIRFFRVHKNSNNEYGGVIIFFIDESARMLTMLELEEKKEALENINKNLLETLNSARIMQENLIPKDLPNEEGMYTEAIYKLSDDLGGDFYYSENIILENKKYNIAFISDVSGHGISSSMMNVMVKDVYGTYIDNLKDGYKKEPLDFLQLLNKKLLDLNVTENKFITCVIALTDFEKRIVKICSAGHTLPYYIQDDKIELLNFKRAVPLGVINLIQCETYEINYQDGDKIILYTDGFLDLFEVDNQKPSDSALYYLKDNIDKNIVELKMLIMDKYISYKKDQFSSIDDLTILIIEFNK, from the coding sequence TTGATTTCTTTAAAAACAGATTGGAAAAATTCTTTTTTAGAAGATTTAGCTGAAGAAACAAGGAAATATTTCATAGCTCCTTTTATTAGTATTACAAAAATGAAAAGTTCAAATACAGGTCGAATGATTATTTCTTCAGGAGATAATTCTGTAGGATTTTTAATCGATTCTGTAGAAAAAGAAGAGTATTATCTTCAAAAGAAAAAAATATTTTTAACGCCTTATATTTATAAAACAGAAGATGTTTTAATTCAAAAAGATTATAAAAATATAAATATTTTAAAATATTTTAATTTAAAATATTCTTTTATGATTCCTATTTTTTTTTCTGATCAGAGAGAAGAAGTATTAATAAGTGTTTATTTTAAAAATAGAATATCTTGTTTATTTGCTTATATAAGATATGTTTTAGTTAGAAAAAAATTATCTTATTTTTATGCTGGTGTTTTTAGAAATTTTGTAAGAGCATTTGAAAGTTCTGCCGAGTTATTATTAGAAGAGATAGAAGATTATGTAGCAATTTCTCTTAATGAAAAAGCAAAAATAGTTGCTTGGAATAAAGGTGCTGAAAAATTATTTGGATATAGAAGTGTTGATATTATAAATAAAAATTTTATTTTACTTTTTAATTATGGAGAAGAAGAAACTTTTGATAAATCTTTAGAAATATTAAATGTTAAAAATGATATAAAATATTTTGCTACTTTAAAAGATAAAATGAATATACCTATTAAAGTAGAATTAAAAGTAAAAAAAATGCTCACTGTAACTGGTGTTTTAGCTGGTTATAGTGTTTTTGTTAAAGATATAACAAAAGAGGAAATTTTCAAAGATAATATCCAACAACATAGTTTTATTAACTATACTATTTTAGAAAATAGTCAAGATGGTATTTTAATTCTAGATTCAGATGATAAAATTATATTTTATAATCAAAGAGTAAAAAATATTTTAGATAATTCTATGAATCTTTTTGGAATTCCTGGTAAAAAAATATTTCCTAGAAAATTTGGAGAAGTTTTTGAACAAACCATAAATAAACTAAAAGAATCCAAATTAAAATTCGTAGATATTGATTATTGTTTTGAAAATAAATATTATAATATTAGATTTTTTAGAGTACATAAAAATTCTAATAATGAGTACGGTGGTGTTATTATATTCTTTATTGATGAAAGTGCAAGAATGTTGACGATGTTAGAATTAGAAGAAAAAAAAGAAGCTTTAGAAAACATTAATAAAAATCTTTTAGAAACATTAAACTCAGCAAGAATCATGCAAGAAAATCTTATTCCAAAAGATCTTCCTAATGAAGAAGGAATGTATACAGAAGCGATATATAAATTATCTGATGATTTGGGTGGAGATTTTTATTATTCAGAAAATATCATTTTAGAAAATAAAAAATATAATATTGCTTTTATTAGTGATGTTAGTGGACATGGTATTTCATCTTCTATGATGAATGTTATGGTAAAAGATGTTTATGGAACATATATCGATAATTTAAAAGATGGATATAAAAAAGAACCTTTAGATTTTTTACAATTATTAAATAAAAAATTATTAGATTTAAATGTCACAGAAAATAAATTTATTACTTGTGTAATTGCTTTGACTGATTTTGAAAAAAGAATAGTTAAAATTTGTTCTGCAGGACACACATTACCTTATTATATCCAAGATGATAAAATTGAATTATTAAATTTTAAAAGAGCTGTTCCTTTGGGTGTGATTAATTTAATTCAATGTGAAACATATGAGATTAATTATCAAGATGGTGATAAAATAATCCTATATACAGATGGATTTTTGGATCTCTTTGAAGTAGATAATCAAAAACCATCTGACTCGGCACTATATTATCTTAAAGATAATATAGATAAAAATATTGTAGAATTAAAAATGTTAATAATGGATAAATATATTAGTTATAAAAAAGATCAATTTTCTTCTATAGATGATCTTACTATTTTAATAATAGAATTTAATAAATAA
- a CDS encoding tetratricopeptide repeat protein, which yields MRRGQYYDSTNLVFYRLLNNFCLSVLFISVLLFLYLFYYQSLMKTYNDFKKSQMTPSPTYETPKIQIPKIFQENNNQNEEISQIPLPIPYQNIENINSNSIESDVSTKEAKRIFIAYELGDNILVSRLIVNFISEYPMSIYRHKVRLIGAKLMNDKGDFEGALSYIKKILGETQLSNEDYSESVLLLGSIARERKQYDSYIQSFLEQAYFRAEEPTKSKISFYLGYLLLYKNEYVSSLKYFNNVIGEDGLLGKSDLYAAQSMRPERINELENFIKAYPSSRNFEYVKDSFIKDILLHGNDLVNRGYLDSAENSYTKILIYFDNTVHGDEALLKIADLYYKRKDLRQSMIILRKVIANENIVKDPDALFALGKIAFESDKSEESLGYFRKLIEDYPKSQHISKAQEWQNLIVESLRY from the coding sequence ATGAGAAGAGGGCAATATTACGATAGTACTAATTTAGTATTTTATAGATTATTAAATAATTTTTGTTTATCTGTATTATTTATTTCTGTATTATTATTTTTATATTTATTTTATTATCAATCACTTATGAAAACTTATAATGATTTCAAAAAATCACAAATGACACCATCACCAACTTATGAAACACCAAAAATACAGATCCCTAAAATTTTTCAAGAAAATAATAATCAAAATGAAGAGATATCACAAATTCCACTACCTATTCCATATCAAAATATAGAAAATATAAACTCAAATTCTATAGAATCAGATGTTTCAACTAAAGAAGCTAAGCGTATTTTTATTGCTTATGAGTTGGGTGATAATATACTTGTATCTCGTCTGATTGTTAATTTTATTTCTGAATATCCAATGAGTATTTATAGACACAAAGTTCGTTTGATTGGAGCAAAATTAATGAACGATAAAGGTGATTTTGAAGGTGCTTTATCTTATATTAAAAAAATATTAGGAGAAACTCAATTAAGTAATGAAGATTATTCTGAATCTGTATTATTACTTGGATCTATTGCCCGTGAAAGAAAACAATATGATTCATATATTCAATCTTTTCTAGAACAAGCTTATTTTAGAGCAGAAGAACCTACAAAATCAAAAATATCATTTTATTTAGGATATTTACTTTTATACAAAAATGAATATGTATCTTCATTAAAATATTTTAATAATGTTATAGGTGAAGATGGATTATTGGGAAAATCAGATTTATATGCAGCTCAATCTATGAGACCTGAGAGAATTAATGAATTAGAAAATTTTATAAAAGCATATCCTTCTTCTAGAAATTTTGAATATGTTAAAGATTCCTTTATTAAAGATATTTTATTACATGGTAATGATTTGGTTAATCGTGGTTATTTGGATAGTGCAGAAAATTCTTATACTAAAATTCTTATTTATTTTGATAATACTGTACATGGAGATGAAGCTTTATTGAAGATTGCAGATTTATATTACAAAAGAAAAGATCTCAGACAATCAATGATAATTTTAAGAAAAGTAATTGCTAATGAAAATATTGTTAAAGATCCTGATGCTCTTTTTGCTTTAGGAAAAATTGCTTTTGAATCTGATAAATCAGAAGAATCTTTAGGGTATTTTAGAAAATTAATAGAAGATTACCCAAAAAGTCAGCATATATCTAAAGCCCAAGAGTGGCAAAATTTAATTGTTGAAAGCTTAAGATATTAA
- a CDS encoding HAD family hydrolase gives MQKSLVIFDLYNTLIVDDSVEDRHQYRINSIWTIVEKSGFPIRFSNVIKAYKETQEIMYEYQKDYFSLSIFELVSIFAEKIQIKDVILLKKFYDIWAYASLQLPPKLIDNVKEGLQKLKDHDKKIALISNTAMTPGIALRFFLKEQGIYDFFDDLVFSDEFGFMKPKKMIFHRILENLAIESKHSYFVGDHELYDKFGATSVGIEYIYMCPKTDFRKVVNELLNL, from the coding sequence ATGCAAAAATCACTGGTAATATTTGATTTGTACAATACATTAATAGTAGATGATAGTGTGGAAGATAGGCATCAATACAGAATTAATTCTATATGGACGATTGTAGAAAAATCAGGATTTCCCATTCGTTTTTCTAATGTTATCAAAGCTTATAAAGAAACACAAGAAATTATGTATGAATATCAAAAAGATTATTTTAGTCTTAGTATTTTTGAATTAGTGAGTATTTTTGCAGAAAAAATACAAATAAAAGATGTAATTCTTCTTAAAAAATTTTATGATATTTGGGCTTATGCTTCTTTGCAGTTACCTCCTAAATTAATTGACAATGTTAAAGAAGGATTACAAAAATTAAAAGATCATGATAAAAAAATAGCTCTTATTTCTAATACTGCAATGACACCAGGTATTGCTTTAAGATTTTTCTTAAAAGAACAAGGAATATATGATTTTTTTGATGATTTAGTTTTTTCTGATGAATTTGGATTTATGAAACCTAAAAAAATGATTTTTCATAGAATATTAGAAAATTTAGCGATAGAATCTAAACACTCTTATTTTGTAGGAGATCATGAATTGTATGACAAATTTGGAGCTACCTCTGTAGGTATTGAATATATTTATATGTGTCCCAAAACTGATTTTAGAAAAGTAGTAAATGAATTATTGAATTTATAA
- the blaOXA gene encoding class D beta-lactamase, with amino-acid sequence MSTTISFIINIYLLLLTPISLFSLPNLQENTQIQQIFDEHNINGTFVFYNSSNNTIIGYNQKRAQKQFIPGSIFKIPNSAIALSEKVITNVDSVFYHYKGEKVFLSVWTNSMSLRDAMKHSNVPAFQQIAKTVGLKTMQTYLNKFNYGNQKTGKFVDKFWLDGPLKISAIEQVKFLQILFSNNSPISSSIQKQLKDIMFLENKNGWKLYGKTGWPSKIGWFVGLIEKNDQQYFFALNMDLEKFENLSLRQEIADEIFTLIIADY; translated from the coding sequence GTGAGTACTACTATATCTTTTATTATTAACATATATCTTTTATTATTAACACCTATATCTTTATTTTCTTTACCAAATTTGCAAGAAAATACACAAATTCAACAAATTTTTGATGAACATAATATTAATGGAACATTTGTATTTTATAACTCTTCCAACAATACAATTATAGGCTACAATCAAAAGCGTGCTCAAAAACAATTTATTCCTGGATCTATTTTTAAAATTCCTAATAGTGCTATAGCGCTATCTGAAAAAGTTATCACTAATGTCGATAGTGTTTTTTATCACTATAAAGGTGAAAAAGTATTTTTATCTGTTTGGACCAACAGTATGTCTCTTCGTGATGCTATGAAACATTCCAATGTTCCTGCTTTTCAACAAATTGCTAAAACTGTAGGATTAAAAACAATGCAAACATATTTAAATAAATTTAATTATGGAAACCAAAAAACAGGGAAATTTGTTGATAAATTTTGGTTAGATGGTCCTCTAAAAATTAGTGCTATAGAACAAGTGAAATTCCTTCAAATACTATTTAGTAATAACTCTCCTATTTCTTCCTCTATTCAAAAGCAATTGAAAGATATCATGTTTTTAGAAAATAAAAATGGTTGGAAATTATATGGTAAAACTGGTTGGCCTAGTAAAATCGGTTGGTTTGTTGGTCTGATAGAAAAAAATGATCAACAATATTTTTTTGCCCTAAATATGGATTTAGAAAAATTCGAAAATTTATCTCTTAGACAAGAAATTGCAGATGAAATATTTACCCTAATTATTGCAGATTATTAA
- the lepA gene encoding translation elongation factor 4 codes for MSYKSKIRNFCIIAHIDHGKSTLADRILELTGLMDPSKSGSQVLDSMEVEKEHGITVKAQTVSAPYKGKDGQDYLLNLIDTPGHVDFSYEVSRSLVACEGALLLIDATQGIQAQTLSTFYQAVENNLEIIPVLNKIDLPNARVDEILEQIENDLGLDPLDAVAVSAKTGEGVKELFEIIIERLHAPKGDASNQLKALVYDAYYDMYRGVVVKVRIVEGTLKKGQEILFMNSNSKYTADEVGLMQIIFNSKPELRAGDVGYISAQIKSLADIKIGDTITLADNPCAVALDGYKEPQAFVFAGLFPGDGEDFAELDQALQKLKLTDAALRFDKWNSGALGMGFKCGFLGLLHLEIIRERLEKEHGLYIISTVPSVEYKVTLNKGEAFLIENATEFPDPSQIKMVEEPFVKAVIITPNEYMGTILTLIQNRRGIQKNLIYIDTKRVQIDCELPLAEIIYDFFDKLKSYSRGYASFDYEFLEFRHSKVVKMDILVGGQPVDALAQMVYAEDVRARGMGIVKKLRELIPRHMFQIALQAAVGANVVARETISAMRKDVTAKCYGGDISRKRKLLDKQKEGKKKMKSIGSINIPQEAFIEVLKRDE; via the coding sequence ATGTCTTACAAATCAAAAATAAGAAATTTCTGTATTATTGCACATATTGATCATGGTAAATCAACTCTTGCTGATAGAATATTAGAATTAACGGGTTTAATGGATCCTAGTAAATCTGGATCACAAGTTTTGGACTCAATGGAAGTAGAGAAGGAACATGGAATTACTGTTAAAGCACAAACAGTATCTGCTCCCTACAAAGGTAAAGACGGGCAAGATTATTTATTAAATCTTATTGATACTCCTGGGCATGTAGATTTTTCTTATGAAGTCTCTCGTAGTTTAGTTGCTTGTGAAGGTGCTTTATTGCTTATTGATGCAACGCAAGGAATACAAGCTCAAACATTATCTACATTTTATCAAGCGGTAGAAAATAATTTAGAAATTATTCCTGTACTTAATAAAATAGATCTTCCCAATGCTAGAGTAGATGAAATATTGGAACAAATAGAAAACGATTTGGGATTAGATCCACTCGATGCCGTTGCTGTGTCTGCAAAGACAGGTGAAGGGGTAAAAGAGTTATTTGAAATAATTATTGAAAGATTACACGCTCCTAAAGGAGATGCTTCTAATCAGTTAAAAGCTCTTGTTTATGATGCTTATTATGATATGTATAGAGGTGTGGTGGTCAAAGTAAGAATTGTAGAAGGCACTTTGAAAAAAGGTCAAGAAATTCTTTTTATGAATAGTAATTCTAAATATACAGCTGATGAAGTAGGATTAATGCAAATAATCTTCAATTCAAAACCTGAACTCAGAGCAGGTGATGTAGGATATATTTCTGCACAAATTAAAAGCCTTGCTGATATTAAAATCGGTGATACAATTACTTTGGCTGACAATCCTTGTGCGGTAGCATTAGATGGTTATAAAGAACCTCAGGCATTTGTGTTTGCTGGTTTATTCCCTGGTGATGGCGAAGATTTTGCTGAGTTAGATCAGGCATTACAAAAATTAAAATTAACAGATGCTGCTCTTCGTTTTGATAAATGGAATTCTGGTGCTTTAGGAATGGGATTCAAATGTGGATTTCTAGGTCTGTTGCATTTAGAAATTATTAGAGAACGGTTAGAAAAAGAGCATGGTTTGTATATTATTTCTACAGTCCCTTCTGTGGAATACAAAGTTACATTAAATAAAGGGGAAGCTTTCTTAATAGAAAATGCTACCGAATTTCCTGATCCATCACAAATTAAAATGGTTGAAGAACCTTTTGTAAAAGCAGTTATTATTACCCCTAATGAATATATGGGAACAATTTTGACTTTGATTCAGAATAGAAGAGGGATTCAAAAGAATCTTATTTATATTGATACAAAAAGAGTACAAATTGATTGCGAATTACCATTAGCAGAAATTATTTATGATTTTTTTGACAAACTAAAAAGCTATTCTCGTGGTTACGCTTCTTTTGATTATGAATTTTTAGAATTTCGTCATAGTAAAGTTGTAAAAATGGATATTCTTGTTGGAGGGCAACCTGTTGATGCATTAGCTCAAATGGTGTATGCTGAAGATGTTCGTGCAAGGGGAATGGGTATTGTTAAAAAATTAAGAGAATTGATTCCTCGCCATATGTTTCAAATTGCTCTCCAAGCAGCTGTCGGTGCTAATGTGGTTGCTCGTGAAACAATATCAGCAATGCGTAAAGATGTTACAGCAAAATGTTACGGGGGAGATATTTCTCGTAAACGCAAACTATTAGATAAACAAAAAGAAGGTAAGAAAAAAATGAAAAGCATAGGTAGTATTAATATACCTCAAGAAGCTTTCATTGAGGTCTTAAAAAGAGATGAGTAG
- the rpoD gene encoding RNA polymerase sigma factor RpoD, producing the protein MLEELLELPEINNLIKQAKIKGIISYEEILEKVPEYIITHPDRIDYIIKILEDNNINITEISDTMEKEIEEVPTEHILIESDDEQNDNPLRIYLKKIGRVKLLSYAEEVQIAARIEEGQEAIDEIVFQSGFLISEIHHVIQDVLKEEGKLYHFFNLPKIYNINPKERKERTKLIQKISDYLNDFFESCEILEEKLGNDFTPANIIELRKVVRAKRQKFIEHIADIDLNNKLKDNAAENLLYLANDIKNIQTYLKKASDVNSCSIEDILVAGEKNPDDEQLSTIVDIIKKKLEKLTHIENIFKASTEEILEWSDEIKRTRYVVDKQKKDLVQANLRLVVSIGKRYMNRGVHLFDLIQEGNMGLIRAVDKFEYKKGYKFSTYATWWIRQSITRAISEQSRTIRIPIHMIEQINKVKKLESVMTQELGRTPSAEEIGTELGWTASRVRQIKSVSNDPVSLETPIGRDEDSSLGDFIEDTKIISPVNATMSNLLREKLKEIIDCLPLREQRVLKMRFGLEDGYIHTLEEVGYLFQVTRERIRQIESKALRKLKNPNRIKEFLDFID; encoded by the coding sequence ATGCTAGAAGAATTATTGGAACTTCCTGAGATTAACAATCTCATTAAACAAGCAAAAATTAAAGGAATTATTTCTTATGAAGAAATTTTAGAAAAAGTTCCTGAATATATTATTACACACCCTGATCGTATTGATTATATTATTAAAATATTAGAAGATAATAATATCAATATTACAGAAATTTCAGACACTATGGAAAAAGAAATTGAAGAAGTACCAACAGAACATATTTTAATTGAAAGTGATGATGAACAAAATGACAATCCTCTTCGAATTTATCTTAAAAAAATTGGTCGTGTAAAATTACTTTCTTATGCCGAAGAAGTTCAAATTGCAGCAAGAATTGAAGAAGGTCAAGAAGCTATTGATGAAATTGTGTTTCAAAGTGGTTTTTTAATATCCGAAATACATCATGTTATTCAAGATGTTCTCAAAGAAGAAGGCAAATTGTATCATTTCTTTAATTTACCAAAGATTTATAACATTAACCCTAAAGAAAGAAAAGAAAGAACTAAATTAATTCAAAAAATTAGTGATTATCTTAATGATTTTTTTGAATCGTGTGAAATTCTTGAAGAAAAACTTGGAAATGATTTTACCCCTGCAAATATTATAGAATTAAGAAAAGTAGTACGAGCAAAAAGACAAAAATTTATAGAACATATTGCAGATATAGATCTCAATAACAAATTAAAAGATAATGCTGCTGAAAATTTATTATATCTTGCAAATGATATTAAAAATATTCAAACATATCTCAAAAAAGCTTCTGATGTCAACTCTTGTTCCATTGAAGATATTTTAGTTGCAGGTGAAAAAAATCCTGATGATGAGCAATTATCAACTATTGTAGATATTATTAAGAAAAAATTAGAAAAACTGACCCATATTGAAAATATTTTTAAAGCTAGTACAGAAGAGATATTAGAATGGTCTGATGAGATCAAACGAACTCGTTATGTTGTAGACAAACAAAAGAAAGATCTTGTTCAAGCAAATTTAAGGCTGGTAGTAAGTATTGGAAAAAGATATATGAATCGTGGTGTCCATTTATTTGATCTTATTCAAGAAGGAAATATGGGATTGATTCGTGCTGTAGACAAATTTGAATATAAAAAAGGTTACAAATTTTCTACTTACGCAACTTGGTGGATTCGTCAATCAATCACTAGAGCTATTTCTGAACAATCTCGTACCATTCGTATTCCTATACATATGATTGAACAAATTAATAAAGTAAAAAAACTTGAAAGCGTCATGACTCAAGAATTAGGAAGAACACCTTCTGCGGAAGAAATTGGGACAGAATTAGGTTGGACAGCCAGTCGTGTAAGACAAATAAAAAGTGTTTCAAATGATCCTGTTTCTTTAGAAACACCTATTGGACGCGATGAAGATTCTTCTTTAGGAGATTTCATTGAAGATACCAAAATTATATCTCCTGTAAATGCTACCATGTCTAATTTATTAAGAGAAAAACTTAAAGAAATTATTGATTGTTTACCACTAAGAGAGCAGCGTGTTCTTAAAATGAGATTTGGTCTTGAAGATGGATATATTCATACTTTAGAAGAAGTTGGATATTTATTTCAAGTAACAAGAGAGAGAATCAGGCAAATAGAAAGTAAAGCTCTTAGAAAATTAAAAAATCCTAATCGTATTAAAGAATTTTTAGATTTTATTGACTAA
- the dnaG gene encoding DNA primase, translating to MIPQDVIEDILRRISIVELISQHVTLKKAGHNYKGLCPFHNDRNNPSFSVSDQKGLYHCFSCGAGGNALTFLKEYNKLDFVDSMKILGELAGIDIEYYLQNQQDILPLRNKLKTMHQIAQEFYVEQLFKIDNPQTELAVRTIKKRKLDKKTIELFGLGFGGIGWDELFKKLQSSGFKTDEIIISGLCGKSENNKFYDRFRNRITFPIFDSEGVIVAFGGRIIDNSSNAKYINSPETPLFKKGSLLYGWNFSKDTALEIGNVIIVEGYMDVIRMFQAGFSTAVAPLGTGLSEDRISFLKHKVDTIILCFDGDNAGQKSTYRSAGIAAKLGVPTKVAVLPENEDPDTFLLYQGPNAMAKILNNSIDAENFILESAKTKLPDSNKFLQDVFEYAIYLEGDSNSPSLHIKTEQFLKKVSEILMVSYGSIELDFSRFKEQFLKFNNNSWENSYSKSESKADKEFHEEFELLSILIMFPEFTDHVASILEPTDFYNEESQELFKKMLLHPEFTAQDWIVTAGNTSLISLTSKWLDAPDIRIIKNYAVSIKIKSLKKKRDLISKKLINSDPQLSIQILEIQSKIFALKREFYHL from the coding sequence ATGATCCCACAAGATGTGATAGAAGATATTCTTCGTAGAATCTCTATAGTTGAATTAATTTCTCAACATGTTACTTTAAAAAAAGCAGGTCATAATTATAAAGGACTTTGCCCATTTCATAATGATAGGAATAATCCATCCTTTTCTGTCAGTGATCAAAAAGGCTTGTATCATTGTTTTTCTTGTGGAGCTGGTGGTAATGCTTTAACTTTTTTAAAAGAATATAATAAATTAGATTTTGTAGATTCTATGAAAATATTAGGAGAACTAGCTGGTATTGATATAGAATATTATTTACAGAATCAACAAGATATTTTACCTTTACGCAATAAATTAAAAACCATGCATCAAATTGCTCAAGAATTTTATGTAGAACAACTATTCAAGATTGATAATCCTCAAACAGAACTAGCTGTAAGAACTATTAAAAAGCGTAAACTAGATAAAAAAACTATAGAGCTCTTTGGACTTGGTTTTGGTGGTATAGGATGGGATGAATTATTTAAAAAACTACAAAGTTCTGGTTTCAAAACTGATGAAATTATTATTTCTGGATTATGTGGAAAAAGTGAAAATAATAAATTCTATGATAGATTTAGAAATAGAATTACTTTTCCTATTTTTGATAGTGAAGGAGTGATCGTTGCTTTCGGAGGGAGAATTATTGACAATTCTTCTAATGCAAAATATATTAACAGCCCTGAAACGCCTTTATTCAAAAAAGGTTCTTTATTATACGGTTGGAATTTCTCCAAAGATACCGCTCTCGAAATAGGTAATGTAATCATTGTTGAAGGATATATGGATGTCATTCGTATGTTTCAAGCAGGATTTTCCACTGCTGTAGCACCTCTAGGCACAGGATTATCCGAAGATAGAATAAGTTTTCTCAAACATAAAGTTGATACAATAATTTTATGTTTTGATGGGGATAATGCTGGTCAGAAATCTACTTATAGATCTGCTGGAATTGCTGCAAAATTAGGAGTACCAACAAAAGTTGCTGTGCTTCCTGAAAATGAAGATCCTGATACTTTTCTCCTATATCAAGGTCCTAATGCTATGGCAAAAATTCTTAATAATAGTATAGATGCAGAAAATTTTATTTTAGAATCAGCTAAAACAAAACTTCCTGACTCTAATAAATTTTTACAAGATGTTTTTGAATATGCTATTTATTTGGAAGGAGATAGTAATTCTCCTTCATTACATATAAAAACCGAACAATTTTTAAAAAAAGTTTCTGAAATATTAATGGTATCTTATGGATCTATAGAACTTGATTTCTCTAGATTCAAAGAACAATTTTTAAAATTTAATAATAATAGTTGGGAAAATTCATATTCAAAGTCAGAATCTAAAGCTGACAAAGAATTTCACGAAGAGTTTGAGTTACTTTCTATTTTGATTATGTTTCCTGAATTTACAGATCATGTCGCGTCTATTCTAGAACCAACTGATTTTTACAACGAAGAATCTCAAGAACTTTTTAAAAAAATGCTCCTTCACCCCGAATTTACTGCTCAAGATTGGATTGTAACAGCTGGAAATACTTCTTTAATTTCTCTTACAAGTAAATGGCTAGATGCTCCTGATATTAGAATTATAAAAAACTATGCTGTTTCTATAAAAATTAAATCTTTAAAGAAAAAAAGAGATCTAATAAGTAAAAAATTAATAAACTCAGACCCTCAATTGAGTATTCAGATTTTAGAAATACAATCTAAAATATTTGCACTAAAAAGAGAATTTTATCATTTATAA